A stretch of DNA from Lawsonibacter asaccharolyticus:
CAGAGCCGCCCCCAGGGCGATCAGCTCTTTTTTCATTCCAAATCCTCCCGTTTTCCGTTCCAGCCCGGCCGGTCCGGCCGGGGCTGTCAGGTCCCGCCTGGCACACGTTCCAGACGGGACCTGATCCCACACTTTTCTCATACGGAAGTTCCATCCGAGCTTTATTGTGCCCACAGCGTTGCCCTTTACTGCCGGTAAATCGGGGCAGACATGGCTGTGTTTTACAATTTTTTTGCGCAGATGAGCAGCATCATGGGGCGGCGCAGCTCGTCTGCCATGCCGGGCAGATCTATCATCTCCTCCGGCGGCTGAGGCTCTGCCAGATCCGTGATCTGAAACCCGCTCTCCAGCAGTCCCCGGACCAGTGTTGTCAGGGTATGGTGCTGTTTCTTTACCCGCTCCCCCAAAAAGACGGCGTCCCGCTCCCCCTCCTCAAAATACCGGTCCACCGGCCAGCAGAGAATCTCCCCCGCCGGGCCGTACATCCACTCCTGCTCCCCATAGGCCGTAAAGACGGGGTGCTCGATAGAAAAGACGAAGTCCCCGCCCCGGACCAAGGTGCGGGCCGCCTTCTGGCACACATCGGAGAAGTCTTTCACATAGTGCAGGGCCAGCGAGCTGAGGACCACGTCGAAAGCCCCCTCCGGGTATTCGTACTCCTCCAGCTCCATCTGCCGGTACTCCACCGCCGTCTCTCGGGTCTGCTCCCGGGCACGGCGGAGCATGTTCTCTGAGCGGTCCAGCCCCAGCACGCGGACCGCCCCGTGCCGCGCTGCGTAGACGCAGTGCCATCCGAAGCCGCACCCCAGGTCCAACACCCGCTTTCCTGAGAAATCGGGGAGCATGCGCTCCAGTGTCCTCCACTCCCCAGCTCCCTCCAGTCCCAGGCGGGAACGGGACATCTGACTGTATTTTTCAAAAAAGCGCCGGTCATCGTAGATGTTCATGCTCTATTCTCCCCCTTGTTCAGACAAAATATCAGGGCTCACAGCGCTCTGTGGAGGATCTCCAGCACCTGTTCCAGTTGATCCGCCGGGATCTGGCCGGGGGCTGAGCCCTGGCCCACCATGCCGAAGGTGGCGGCGGAGCCGAACACCTCGCCGCACAGGCGGCTGATGACGCCGTCCGACGCCATGGACATGGTCAGCAGCGGCCGCTGGGCGTACAGCCGATACATCTCCTCGGTGGCGGAGAGCAGGGTCAGCACGTCAGCCTTGTTCTGGGGCATCACAGCCACCTTCAGGATGTCGGCCCCCATATCCTGCATCTTCCGCAGCCGGTAGATGAGCTCGGCGTGCTCCGGTGTCCGGTGGAATTCATGGCTGGACCCCACCACCGCCGCGCCGGCATCATGGATGGCGGAGATGTTCTTGCGCACCACCTCGTCACCGGAAAAAATCTCCACATCCACCGCGTCCACATAGCTCGACTGGGCGACGGCCCGGTTCAAAGCGGTGTAGTCCTCCATACCGATCTCCTTTTCGCCGCCCTCCCGCTTGGTGCGGAAAGTGAAGAGGATGGGGATCTCCCCCAGTGCCTCGTTCAGCTGTCTGGCGGTATCCACCACCCGCTGGACGTCGCCCACGCCCTGGAAGTAGTCCACCCGCCATTCCACCACATCGGGCTTGGCCTGGACCAGCTGGGCGGCTTTGTCTAGGATCTCCTGCTCCGTCTTCCCTACGATGGGGACGATGATCTTCGGTCTGCCCGCGCCGATCTCCACCCCGCGCAGCAGTACGGTCTTTGTCTTCATCGGTTCTCACCCGCTCCTTCTTCTGAATCGGCCAACCCCACCGGGGGCCGCTCTTTTGGATCAACAGGTGCATTATAGCAGAGCGCCAGTCGGCCGTCCACCCCCCGCACGGGAGAGGGGACAGATTTTTCTTGACATTCCCACCTTTTACATGCAAAATTAGTTATACAAGTATTACTTCAAGGAAATTGGGGGGATCAAGATGTCTGACAATGAGAAGTATATGAGCTCCGTCAAGGTGGGACCGAAAGGCCAAATCGTCATTCCTAAGGAGATCCGGGACATGTTCCAGATCAGCCCCGGGGACACCCTGCTGATCCTGGCCGACGCACAACGGGGCATCGCCCTGGAGCGCTACCAGGTCTTTGAGCAGATCGCCGAGTCCATCTTCCAGGGGCGGGGCCGGGATATCTATCCTGACCACAGCGAGTCGGAGTCCAGGGCTTTTGCCCAGGCCATCCGGCAGCTGAGCACACCGGAAGAGCCTGAGGAACGGTAAGCTCTGCCAGGGAAAGGAGGGGACTTCATGTATTCATGTACCGAATCGCCTTTTTCTCCATCTATGCTCACGGGCACACCAATCCCACTCTTCCGGTGGTACGGGAGCTGACCTGCCGTGGGCACCAGGTCCGCTATTACTCCTTCGCCCCCTTTCGGGAGAAGATCCAGGCCGCCGGCGCCCAATTCGTCCCCTGCGACTCCTATCTGCCTCCGGCGCCTCCGGATCTGGAGCGAAGGGTGGGCCGCGACTTCGCCGCCCTGGTGGAGATGATCACCCAAACCCTCCTGGCCATGGATGGCCCCGTGGGCCGGGATCTGGCCCAATTCCAGCCCCACTGCGTGGTATCCGACTCCTTGTGCTTCTGGGGAAAGCTGTGGGCCGCCAAGCTGGCCTGCCCCTATGTCTGCTCCACCACCACCTTCGCCTTCAACCGCCATACCGCCAAGCTGATGAAGCAGACGCCGGGGCAGTTCCTGCGGCTGCTTACGGGTCGGGGCCGCATCCGCCGCTGCATGGCCCAGCTGTGCCAGGCGGGCTATCCGATGAAGGGACTGCTCTCCCTCATTGAGAACGACGGACACACCGACACCATCGTCTACACTTCCTGGGAATTCCAGCCCCTGGCCGACACCTTTTCCAGCCGGTATGCCTTTATCGGGCCCTCGGTGCCCGAGCTGACTCACGCCCCACGCTCCGGCGGGGACAGGCAGATCTACATCTCCCTGGGGACTGTCAACAACCGCAGCCGCTCCTTTTATCGCGCCTGCCTGGAGGCCCTGCGGAGCTGGGAGGGGGTGCGGGCCGTTCTCTCTCTGGGCGGTGGGTGCAGGCCGGAAGAGCTGGGAGATGTTCCGCCCAATGTCCAGGTCTTTCCCCAGGTAGACCAGCTGGCCGTCCTGTCTCAGTCCGACGCCTTTCTCTCCCACTGCGGCATGAACAGCGTCAGCGAGAGCCTCTACCTGGGGGTCCCCCTGGTCCTCTTCCCCCAGCAGGAGGAGCAGGGCATGGTGGCCCGCCGGGTCCAGGAGCTGGGGGCGGGCATCCCGCTGCCCGCTCCCACCCCCGCCGCCATCCATCAGGCCCTCTCCCTCGTCCTGGCTGATCCTGCCTTTCAGCACAGCGCCCAGCACATCTCTGAAGGGTTCCGCGCCGCCGGCGGCTACCGGCGGGGAGCGGATAATATCCTGGAAGCGGCCATGGGCAGTGCTCCCCTGCCCTGAACACCTGTTCGGCGGGGCGGAGAGAAAAACAGCGGCGTGACGAAATCGTCACGCCGCTCAGGCTGTGGAAAAAGTCCTGAAGTGCTTTTTTCACAGCCTGCTTCCCGTTACTTTCCCGCCCCAAAAGGGGCGGGAAAGTCCTCGCTCTGCTCGCCTCAGCCCTTGCCACGCAAGGGCTGAGAGGGATGTGATCCCATTCGAGGCGGGCTGCCGCCCCCTCGAGCTCCCCCTGATCTTAAAATACCTGTCTCCGAAAAAATCTCTTGGACAATTTAAGCGGCGTGACGAAATCGTCACGCCGCTGTTTTGTGCTTTCGGGCAGGGAGTTACTCCTCGTCTCCCTCCACCGTGTCATCCGACAGGTCCAGAGAGAACTTGGTCTGGCAGTTGGGGCACTCTACTTCCCCCTCCGCCAGCGCCTTGTCATCGATGACGATGGGTTCCTCGCAATTGGGGCACTCAACCTCAAAGTAGTCGTCCTCATCCTCGTCCTCACCGTAGACCACGGACTCCACATCCGCCAGGTCGTCGGAAATGGTGTCGATCTCCTCCCCGAGGGCCAGAGCGTTCTCTTCCAGGTCCTCGATGGACAGCCCCACTTCCTCCAGGATGCCGATCATCACGGAGATGAGCTTGCCCTCCTTGGACTTCTCCACATCCAGGTTCAGGCCCTCAGCCAGCCCCTTCAGATAAGCAACTTTCTCAGAAATAGTCATAGCAGTTTCCCTTTCTGAGGCTAAGCCTCCTTCAATTCTGTGTCGTACCCTCTGCCCCAGTGTCTCTCCCGGCCTGATTTTGTTCTTTTCAGCCTCTGCAGGACCTCATCGATACCCATCCCCGCTCTCTGCGGGGCCGGACATCTGTCTCTGCCATCAGCCCTTGCAGCGCTCCAGGTACTCTCCGGTGCGGGTGTCGATCTTGATCTTGTCACCAGGGTTGATGAACAGGGGCACCTTGATCTCGGCGCCGGTCTCCAGGGTGGCGGGCTTGGTCACGTTGGTGGCGGTGTCGCCCTTGAAGCCGGGATCGGTCTCGGTGACCTCCAGCTCCACGAAGTTGGGGGGCTCCACACCGAAGACGCTGCCCTTGTAGGACATGACCTTGCAGCTCATGTTCTCCTTCACGAACTTGAAGGCGTCGCCCAGCATATCCTTGCTGATGGGCAGCATGTCGTAGGTCTCCATGTCCATGAAATAGTACAGATCGCCGTCGTTGTAGCTGTACTCCATGTCCTTGCGCTCCACGAAAGCCTGTTCAAACTTGGCGGTGGGGTTGAAGGAGGTCTCGGTCACACCGCCGGTGATGATGTTCTTCATCTTGGTGCGGACAAAGGCGGCGCCCTTGCCGGGCTTGACGTGCTGGAACTCGACGACCTGCATGACCTTGCCGTCCATCTCAAAGGTCACGCCGTTGCGGAAATCACTGGCGGAAATCATTGCCATAGGAATCATCCTCCAAATGTTTTTATGAACTGATATATTCTACCCTTTTTTTCTGGATTTGACAAGAGGTTTTCTGTAAAATCACAGGACGATCAGCTCTTTTGGCGACTTTGTCAGGTCACGGCATCCCGTTTCCGACAGGACGATCACGTCCTCGATGCGCACGCCAAAACGCCCGGGCAGATAGATGCCCGGCTCGGCGGAGACCACTGCCCCCACGGGCATGATCCGTTCCTCCCCCGGCGCGGCATTGGGGGACTCGTGGATCTCCAGTCCCAGGGAGTGGCCGAAGCTGTGGGAAAATGCCTCCCCATACCCCGCCGCCTGGATCACCGTCCGGCCTGCGGCATCGATCTCCCGCCCGGCCAGCCCGGCCCGGGCGGCGGCGATGCCAGCCTGCTGGGCCTCCAGCACCACCTGATATACCCGCTCCATCTCCGGTGCGGGCTTTCCCACCGCCACGGTGCGGGTCATGTCGGAGCAGTAGCCCCTCCACACACAGCCGAAATCCATGGTGACGAACATCCCAGGCTGGATCACCGTGTCTCCGGGGACGGCATGGGGTTTGGAGCCATTGGCGCCGGCGGCCACGATAGGGTCGAAGGAGACCCGCTCCCCGCCCCGGCGCAGCAGCTCATACACCAGCCGGGCGGCCACCTCCCGCTCCGTCTGCCCCGGGCGGATAAAATTCAAAATCGCCTGAAATGCCTCGTCGGTGATGCGCTGGGCCTTCTCCATGGCGGCCAGCTCCTCTCCGTCCTTGGACGCCCGCAGGCCGTCCGGCAGGTCCTGAGCCGGGACCAGGGTGCAGGGCAGGGCCCTCTCATACCGGGCCAGGGCGTCCACACTCACGGCCCCGCTCTCAAAGCCCACCCGCTTCAGGCCGCGCTCCTGGAGATAGCCGGCGGCCAGGGCCAGATGGCCCCGCTCCCGGGTCACCAGCTCCACCTGAGCCCCCTGCACCTCCTGCCGGGCCGCCTCGATGTAGCGGCTGTCGGTGGAATAGTGGGCCCCCTCCCGGGTCACCAGCACCAGGCCCTCCCCGTGGAAGCCCACGGCGTACCGCTCCCCGGCCTGACTGGCGAGCAGCATGGCGTCCAGCTGATGGTCCGCCAGTTTTCCTGCGATCTGGGCAATATGGTCCATCCCATGTCCCTCCTTTTGAACGGCCGCAGCTCAGCGGTCATAGCCGATGTACTTCTCCAGGATATCCAGCGGCACCCGGCTCCCCTGCTCCTCGCCGATCTTATAGAAGCCGTACCGCTGATAAAAGTGCTGGGCGGGGGTGTTGTAGCTGGCACAGCGCAGGCGCAGATACTGCCGCCCCAGGGGGCGGTAGAAGGACACCGCCTGCCCGATGAGCTGCACCCCCAGCCCCTGGGCCCGCAGCTGGGGCACAATGTAGCAGAATGGGATATAGCCGGCCCCGTCCTTGGCATACCGCTCTGGGTCCAGCTGGATCAGCCCCGCCATCCGGTCCCCCGCCATGGCGCAGGTCACCCCCCATGGGGTGCGGCCGCAGTGAAGGCGGGCATCCTGAAGAAAGCTCTCCCCATCAAAGGGGGTGTCCTCTCCGTGGACGGTGATCCATGCCTCCCGCCGGGCCTCGTAATAGGTCTGGCTCTCCCGCTCCAAGTTCAGGGGCCGGAACCACAGGTTCACGTCCTCCGCCCGCTTCCCGTCCCTCCGCCACCAGGACTGGCGGGCCAGTGTGGAGATAGCGGGGTCCAGGTGGGAGTTGTCCCCCTCGAAGGCCAGCTGGAACGCCGCTCCGTCCCACTTCAGGCAGGAGACGGCGGTGTTGTCACTGTGGCGCAGGCCGTGCCACTCCTCCGGCGGGATGCCCTTGATCCGCGCCAGAGCCTGCCGGATGGCGGTGCCGTGGCTGAACACCGCCACCGTCTGGTCCGGGTGGGCGGCGGCGATGCGGCGCAGGGCCCGCTCCACCCGCTCCCCCAGCTCCCCCAGCCCCTCTCCACGGGGGGCCGTCCAGGTGGGGTCGCTGCGGTTGAAGCGGTCCAGCTCCCCGGGCTGGGTGCGGCGCACCTGGCCCCAGGTCTGGTCCTCCCAGTCCCCCATGTTCAGCTCCCGCAGCTCCGGGTCGGTACGCAGTTCCAGGCCCCTGGGCTCATAGACAGCCCGGGCCGTGGTGCAGGTACGGTACAGGTCGCTGGACCACACCGCGTCGAAGTGCTCCCCCTGGAAGCGCTGCTCCAGGGCCTGGATCTGCCTGAGACCGTTCTCGGTCACCAGGGCGTCGTACCAGCCGTGGATGCGGCGGTACAGGTTTCCCTCCGCCTCAGCGTGGCGGATCAGATAGATGGTCGTCATATTCGGTATTCCTTCTTTTGAGTTTCGCGGCACGCCCCACCGGGGCTCCGCCTGCCGCGTATCCTTACCAGGGCTTCACTCCGCCGATGAGCTCCGCCGCCCGTTCCAGGCCCTGGCCGGCCGCCAGGGCGGCCAGCTCGTCCCGCACCCGGATGGGGGCGTAGGGGTCAGCGAAGAGGGCGGTGCCCACCGCCACGGCGGAGGCCCCG
This window harbors:
- a CDS encoding 3-dehydroquinate dehydratase — encoded protein: MKTKTVLLRGVEIGAGRPKIIVPIVGKTEQEILDKAAQLVQAKPDVVEWRVDYFQGVGDVQRVVDTARQLNEALGEIPILFTFRTKREGGEKEIGMEDYTALNRAVAQSSYVDAVDVEIFSGDEVVRKNISAIHDAGAAVVGSSHEFHRTPEHAELIYRLRKMQDMGADILKVAVMPQNKADVLTLLSATEEMYRLYAQRPLLTMSMASDGVISRLCGEVFGSAATFGMVGQGSAPGQIPADQLEQVLEILHRAL
- a CDS encoding translation elongation factor P, translated to MAMISASDFRNGVTFEMDGKVMQVVEFQHVKPGKGAAFVRTKMKNIITGGVTETSFNPTAKFEQAFVERKDMEYSYNDGDLYYFMDMETYDMLPISKDMLGDAFKFVKENMSCKVMSYKGSVFGVEPPNFVELEVTETDPGFKGDTATNVTKPATLETGAEIKVPLFINPGDKIKIDTRTGEYLERCKG
- a CDS encoding transcriptional regulator AbrB family translates to MSDNEKYMSSVKVGPKGQIVIPKEIRDMFQISPGDTLLILADAQRGIALERYQVFEQIAESIFQGRGRDIYPDHSESESRAFAQAIRQLSTPEEPEER